The Haloarcula laminariae genomic sequence GAGGCCGCCGCGGTCGTCCGCAGCGCCCATCCGGAGCTCTGCTTTCGGGCCTTCGCGGGCGCGCCGCTGGAACACGATACGACGACCGCCGCGGGTTACGCCGAGCGGATGCGGACGCTCGCCGGGCGGGACCGCGACGCGCCGCCGGTCGTCCAGAGGGTGGCCGAGGCGACCGCGGGACACGCCGTGCCCGTGGCCGCGGTGCTCGATGCCGTGGTACTCGCGTATACGGCCGCGCCCGGCGGCGGCGAGCTACGGACGCTGCCCGCCGAGGCGCCGACCGACGGCAGCGGCCGCCCGATGGAACTGGTCTACCGGGCGGGCGCGCCGCTGGTCGGGTGAGAATACAGCCGTGGTGACGGGACCGTCACTCGGGTGTGTATAAACTGACTGCAGACAGAAAGCCCGTCTTACAGTCGCTCGAGGTTGGTCGCTCGCGGACCCTTGTCCGCTTGCTCGATGTCGAACTCGACTTCCTGACCCTCTTCGAGGTCAGGGCCGCCGACATCTTCCATGTGGAAGAAGACGTCCTCGTCTTCCTCGTCAGTGTCGATGAAGCCGTAGCCGCCGGTGTCGTTGAAGAAATCGACTTTGCCTTTCGCCATCGTTAGAGACGCTCCAGGTTGGTCGCTCGCGGACCCTTGTCCGCTTGCTCGATGTCGAACTCGACTTCCTGACCTTCTTCGAGGTCCGGACCGCCGACATCCTCCATGTGGAAGAAGACGTCCTCGTCTTCCTCGTCAGTGTCGATGAAGCCGTAGCCGCCGGTGTCATTGAAGAAATCGACTTTGCCTTTCGCCATCGTTAGAGACGCTCCAGGTTGGTCGCTCGCGGACCCTTGTCCGCCTGCTCGATGTCGAATTCGACTTCCTGACCCTCTTCGAGGTCAGGGCCGCCGACATCCTCCATGTGGAAGAAGACGTCCTCGTCTTCCTCGTCAGTGTCGATGAAACCGTAGCCGCCGGTGTCGTTGAAGAAATCGACTTTACCTTTCGCCATCGTTAGAGCCTCGTGACGTTGTTGGCTCGCGGACCCTTGTCCGCCTGCTCGATGTCGAATTCGAGCTCCTGTCCTTCCTCGAGGTCCGGGCCGCCGATGTCTTCCATGTGGAAGAAGACGTCCTCGTCCGCGTCCTCAGTATCGATGAAACCGTAACCGCCAGTGTCGTTGAAGAAATCAACCGTTCCTTTCGCCATTGCAACCAAAGAGAGGCCGGGATGACGGATAACAGTGTCGGTACAGTGTGAACCCCGAAAATCCGATAACCGCTAGACAGCGGCTGTGTGCTGTGTGATACGAACCACCAAGGGGTGGGTTCGGAGTCCCACCGTTCTTGGGACTCGGGGGTGACAGTGTCCGTATGTTGCGTCGACTCCGCGAGAACGGCCCAGTCGTGCTCGTCCCGCTGGCGTGGACCTTCGCGACCGCCGCACATCTGGACCTGCTCGCCCGTCGAACCGTCCTCATCGCTCATCTGGTGATGGTCGCCATCATCGCGGCCTTCACCGTCCTCTCCTGGCGGGAGATGACGGCGGGCGTCCTGCTGGTGTGGCGCCGCGTCCTCGTGGCCGGACTCGCGCTCACGCTCGTCGGGACGGCCGCGCTGCTTGTCGAGCCGCCGGTAGGCCCGCTGCTATCGGTGACTGTCGTCGGGTGGATGCTCGTCCCAGCGGCCGGTCTCGTCGCGACCGGGCGGCGAATCGACCGGCGCCCGCGGGCCTATACGGGCGGCGGCGCGCTGAGCGCCGCCGGGGCCGCCATCTACGTCGGCGGCGTGGTCGGAACCGTTCCGGGGCTCGTCCTCGCCGGGCTGACTGTGACAACCGTCGGCCAGACAGCCGGCATCGTCGCCGCGGTCTACGATTACTAGCCCTGCGACGTTCAGAACGAGGCCAGTCCCTGCTTGAACTTCCGGATGATGTCCTTCTGCTGGAGGTAGCTCGCGGCCGCGAGCATCGTCGGCGCCCAGAGCCCGACGAAGATGCCGGTCTGTTTCTCGCCCCTGATGTAGAAGTTGTACCAGGAGAACAACACCGAGGCGGCCGCGGCGGCCGCGATGGGGTCGCCCGCGGACATCGGCGTCGAGTCCGCCACCTCGTCTATCTTCTCCCGTGCGTTCGCGTCGTCCTGCTGGAGCACTGACATTGCGTTCGGACAAGGCGCGGCGTTTGCCTCGTCGTGGTGCCTGCAACTGCGGCCAGTTTATTGTCCCCGCTCGCCCGGCGGCGTCACGGCCCTGAGAGGGTACTCGTGCTCACCCTCCCCGGTCGAACAGCGTCGGCGTGTCGAGGACTGCCAGGCGGTCGACTTCGACGGTGACGGCGTCCTCGCTTCGGGCCGCGGCCACGTCGTCCCCGGTGAACTGGTCGGTGGTGTCGACGACCGGGCGGAGGTCTACCCGGCGCGAGTCGGCGGCGAAGTTGACGACGACCACCCGCTTCTCGTCGCCGGCGTCGCGGCCGAAGACGAGCACGTCCTCGGGCCGCTCGGTCCGGTAGGCCGCACGGACCAGGTCGGCCGAGGGCCCGAACGCGGGCGAATCGTGATAGAACGAGACGAGCGCCCGGTAGAAGTCGAGGTGGGCCTCGGGGTAGTCGTCCCAGTTCACGAACGCGCGCTTGTAGGGGTCCCGCTCGATGTCGTCGGCTTTCCCGGGGTCGTCGGCGTAGGGGAGCGCGCGGCGCTCGCCGTACTCGGTGATGAGCCGCTCCTGGCCGTAGTACAGCATCGGGACGCCGGGGAGGGTAAACGCCGCCGCGGCCGCCGCCCGCGCGACCGCCGCCGGCTCCCCGCGGCGGCCCACGGCGGCTTCGTGGGCCAGGCGCGCCTCGTCGTGGTTCTCCGTGGCGTTCAGCAGCCGTGCGTAGCGAGGGAACCCGTCGCGGTCGCGGGCCTCGACGGCGTCGAGCAGGTCGCCGGGCGGGCGCTCGCCGCGGGCGACGGCGTGGGCCGTCTCGGTGAACCCGGTCGTGTCGAAGTGGCAGTCGAACTCCGAGGCCGCGAAGGCGGGCGTCCGGGGGATGGCCTCGTCGAGCAGGAGGAACTCGGCGTCGACGGCACGCACCCGTTCGCGGACCTCCGCCCAGAAGCTATGGGGGACGCCCCAGGCGATGTCACAGCGGAAGCCGTCGACCCGCTCGGCCCAGAACTCGACGGCGGCGAGCAGGTGCTCCCGCAGCGCGACGTTCCCGTGGTTGAGGTTGGGCTGGAGCCGCACGCCGAAGAAGCTCGTCTGTGCCGGCGAGGCGTCGTGGCGGCTGGCCCCCCGCTGGCGGTCGACCCAGTCGAAGTACTTCGAGGACACGTCCCACGACTCGACGTCCGGGAACTGGGACGGCTCCTCGGGCTCGGGCCCGCGCTCGGCGATGGTGTCCTGGAAGAACGGATGGGTCCAGCCGCAGTGGTTCGCGACGAGGTCGAAACAGACCCGGATTCCGTGGTCGTGACACCGGTCGACGAACGCCTCGAAGTCAGCGAGGGTCCCCAGGTCCGGGGCCACGTCGAAGTAGTCCGCCGTGCTGTAGCCGTGCGGGCCGCCCGGCGCCGCGTCGACGGTTGGGCTCCAGGCCGGCACGACGGGCGTCAGCCACACCACGTCGACGCCCAGCCCGTCCAGATAGTCGACCCGCTCGCGGAGCGCCTCGAAGGTGGTCGCCCCCGGCTCGCCCGCGAACGAGCGCGTGAATATCTCGTAGACGACGGCGTCGTCGAGCCACTCGGGCGGTCGGTTGGGCAGGGAAACGGTCTCGGAGTCGGGGTCCAGCACTATCTCGTCGCGGACGCCCACGCGACGGCCGTCGAAGGGCGCCGCGTAGAGGCTCGCCGCGCCGTCCATCGCGGCCGCGGGAATCCGGGCCGTCGACCCCTCGACCGCGATGTCGGCCGCGTCCAGGCCGCTCGCGTCGTGGGGGAGGAACTCCACGTCCAGGTCGGCGTCGACGGCGTGGCTGTCGGACGCGAGTTCGGGGTTCGACGCCACGACGAACTCGTCGGTCGCGTCGTCGTAGTACCCGTCGAGTTCGATACGGGGCGGGCCGCCGCCGGCTGGCCCGCTTGCACCGACGCCGTCGGTCGTCCCGCCGTCCCGCCGGTCGCCGTCGAACACGCGAACTGTCAGCTCGTGAGTCCCGTCGGGGGCGTCGAGTTCGAGGACGTAGGTCCCGGGCTCGTCGGGCTCGAACTCGGCGGTGTTGTGGAGCCCGTGGTCGTACCGGTCGCGGTCGTCGTGGGGCGTCGGCGCGTACTGCACTGTCGCCTCGCTTCCGGCCGGCCGGGCGGCAATCGACCACGCGAACGCGTCGGCGCCGTAGTTCTCCGGGTCCCGCTCGGGCGCGCCCGCTATCGTGGGCGCGAGGTTGTCCCGGTCGAACCCGTGGTCGCCGTCGACGAAGGCCGGGTCGACGATGCGCTGACCGACCTGCATGAACCGCGGCGGTCCGGGCTGGTGGCTGTCGAATCCCATCGGCTGGTGGTATCTGGCCCGGCCCGGAGATGAGCGTTTGGGCTCGCCCCGCCACCCGGTGGGCTCCCGGTCCGGGAGCACCGTCCGCGGACGGTCGGCGATGCTTCCGCCGGTCCCCGGGACGGCCGGCTCCCCGAGATAAGCGTCGCATAACAATACCGTCGATATCACTACGGTGGTACGATGTCACACGCGGACTGGGCGATACAGGACGGCGCCGTCGTCGAGCAGCCCCGCGACATCCAACGCCACCCCCTACTGGCGGCGATTTACGACAGCCACGACGAACTCATCGCGGAGTACCTGCCCGACGGCGAGACGCTCGAACTCGCTTTCGGTCAGCACCTCCACCCGCAGGCCGACGTCGGGACGGAGGCGTGGCGGTCGAACGCGGTCGGCGTCGGGCGGCCGGCCGTCCTCGGGGACGCCCGTTCGCTCCCCTTCGACGACGGCGTGTTCGACGCCGTCGTCGGCCGCCGGTTCCTCCATCACGTCCCCGAAGCGGACCGGCCCGATATCCTGCGGGAGACCCGACGGGTCCTGAAACCGGGCGGGCGGGTCGTCCTCGTGGAGGGGACGCCGGGGCTGTACCGGCGGCTGACGAAAACCGTCGCCTTTCGACTCGGACTGCTGGAGGCGGACAACGACCGTTACGGCCACCTGTCGGAGGCGGCGGTCGCCGGCCTCGTCCGGGACGCCTTCGAGGTGGTCACCAAGCGGACGCTGGGCTCGCCGCTCATGCTCGCAAGCATCGCACAGACCCCGCTCGCGGCGTCGCTGTTTCCGCTGTACCAGCGGACACAGTGTGTCAAGTGGTGGACGTTCGTCGTCGGCCGGAAGCCGGCGGACGACACGACCGACTAGTCGTCGGCCAGGCCGACGTCCTCGACGAGGAACTGGATGTCGTTGTCGCTGCCCTCCTCGGGCGCGAACGGGATTCCGGTCGCCTGGGCGCAGTCGCCTTCGCCGACGTTCTGGGCGGTGAACCCGCCAAACAGCGTCGTCAGCTTCGCCGTCCCGGTCCCGTCGTCGACGATGACCGCGTTGTCCCCGATGGACTGTATCTCGCCCGTGATGCTCGCGCTCTCCCTGTCTTCCGTCGAGGCCTCCGCCGCGGTCGAGGTCGCCCCGCCCTCGTTGACCTCCTCGGCCAGCGTCCCGATTTCGTCTTCGCCCGGCCCACAGCCGCCGCCGAGTATGCCACTGCAACCCGCCACGGACGCGCTGACGCCTGCGGCACCCACGATTTTCAATGTCTTGCGTCGCTTCATTACGATAGGGAAATCTGTACTGTACCGAATAAATTTTTCCCATCACTCGGTTACAGAAACCGAGCCGGACGTACCGGCCACACCCCGTCACTGTCCCGTCCGGCGCTCCGCTCGACTCGTTCAGTGACTACACTTAACCCCGGTGGTGGACACAACAGGGCTGTATGAGCGACGAGTCGCCCAACCACAAGCAAAGCCGTCTGTTCACGACCGAGGACGGCGACTTCGACGAGGACCGGGCGAAAGCGGACGCCCTCCCCGTCGAGGACGGCGAGGTCGTCGACACCGACGAGCTCGCGGACCACCAGCGCTACGTCGAGGACCGGGGCGTCTACGACGAGCGCAACCGGGTCAACGACCTCACCGGCCGGGAGTGGAAGTTCGCGACCAAGTCCGTCATCCCCGAGGGGTACCCGCCCGCCCTCCAGCACGACCTGCGGAGCGAACACGGCGGCCAGAAACCCCCGCGGCTCTGTCTGGCGCTCGTCCAGCGGTTCAGCAAGGCCGGCGACCTCGTCCTCGACCCCTTCGCCGGCGTCGGCGGCACGCTGCTCGGAGCCTCACTCGCCGAGTACGAGGGGACCGGCCGCCGGGACGCCGTCGGCTTCGAAATCAACGACCGCTGGATAGAGCTCTACGAGACGGTCCTCGAACGGGAGAACGCCGAACGCGAGGCCCGTGGTGAAGGACCTCTCGCCGGGCAGGACATGCGCCACGGGGACTGCACCGACCTCGTCGAAGCCGTCGAGACCGACGCCGTCGATCTCCTGCTGACCGACGTGCCCTACTGGGACATGGACAAGGTCGAACAGACCCGCAACGAGGCGGCGACACGGGACAGCAAGCTCGGCGACTTCGACGGCGACGAGCGACAGGCGAAAGCCGACTGGCTCGACGAGATGGAGGCCAACTTCGCGCAGTTCCGACGGGTCGTCCGCGAGGGCGGCTACGTCGCGGTCTTCATCGGCGATATGTACCGCGAGCAGTCCTACAACATGCTCTCGGCCGACCTCGCCGCCCGCATCGAGGCCGCCGGCTACACGCTGAAGGCCAACCTCGTCTGGTACGACCCCTCGAAGGACCTCCACGTCTACGGCTACCCCTTCTCCTTTGTCCCCTCGATGGTCCACCAGAACATTCTCGTCTTCCGGAACGAGTGACTGCTATGTCCTGCAGACAGCCCCCACCGAGACGGAGTACTGTTACCTGTAACTAACTGGTTGAATATCCGCTTCGTTTAGTAGTTGGGTTCAGGAAAATGCCGCCTCCCGGATTTGAACCGGGGACAGCTCGATCTTCAGTCGAGTGCTCTCCCAGTCTGAGCTAAGGCGGCGCATGTCGAGCGAGGACGACGGTGGAAAAAAGGATTTCGATACCCCGCCGCCCTAGGGGAGAAAGAGGTCCGAACTGTCGAAGGCCGCGCCGCAGTCGTCACAGGTGTACTCTGTCCCGTTTTCCGTCGAGACCCGCCCGCTACAGCGGGGACACGTCGACCCGTCTATCATGTGTGTTGGTACCGCGACCCTGGCTAAGTGACTTTCGGCAGGTGACAGCGGGCTGGCGGATTCGAACCGGAGAGAGACTCGCTTCGCTCGTCTCTCAGGGTCTCGAATCCTCGCTGACCATCCGCTCCTCACGTCCGTTCGTCGCAGGATGGGTCCGGGCGGATTCGGACCACGGTCACTCCGCTTTGCTTCGTTCCCTGATTCGAATCCGCCCGGAGAATAGTTTCATCGCTCACGTTCCGTTCGCGGGAGAATATATGGGTCCGGGCGGATTCGAACCACCGACCTCGGCCTTGTAAAGGCCACGTCATAACCGACTAGACCACGGACCCGCGTTCCCAAATTTTCCACCGGTAGGAATAACCCTTTCTCTCTGGGGCGGAACGCTTACCCATCGGCTGGTCCACCCTATAGACATGGCACGCCGAGCGTTCGTCGCCCTCGCCGGGGTCGTCGTCGCACTCGCGGTCGGTGCCCTCGTTATGCAGAGCGGGCTGTGGGTCGATATCGTCGGTGTCGGTGGCTACGAGACGGGGACGGTGACGGTCACCGACAGCGACAATGCGACGCCGTGTACGGCGCCACCGAACCGGACCGCCGTCTCGGCCTGTGACGGGTCGCGGACGCTGGCCACTGTCGACGTGCGTATCGCCGCCAACTACAGCCAGCGCTACACCGGCCTCAGCGACACGGAGTCGCTGGGCCCCGACGAGGGGATGCTGTTCGTCCACGGCGAGGAGGACGTACAGACTTACGTGATGCGGGACATGGACTTCGCGCTGGATATCATCTACATCGACGCTAACAGGACGATTACGACGATTCACCACGCGCCCCCGCCGCCCGAGGGCGAGCGCTACAGCGAGCGCTACTCCGGGCGCGCCAAGTACGTCCTCGAAGTGAATCGCGGATGGGCAAACCGGACCGGCGTGGGCGTGGGCGACACCGTGGAACTGCCCGACGGGGTCGAATGAACGCCCGTTGCGGGTGGCAGTCAACACAGCACTGCAAACAGCCAGAAAGCCCCTTTCAGTTCGGCGCTGTCGCGGTAGCTGTGTGATATCTGTCCGCCCCAGTCTCAGGGCCCGACGCGTATTTGAGGCTCGAACCGCTACCGTCGCTAATGGACATCGAAGCGGCGTCCGACGACGACGCCTTCGAGGACGCCCGCGAGCGGGTCGACCGCCCGATGTGGCGGCTGTTCACGGAGTACGGGCGGGGGCAGCGACTCGCCTTCGTCGTCGGGCTCATCAGCTCGATATTCGCCCGGATGCTCGACCTGCTGCCGCCGCTGCTGCTGGCGCTGGCCATCGACGCCGTCATCGAGGGGAACACGAGCTACAGTCTCCTCCTCGTCCCCGACGCGTGGATTCCCGCGGGGACGACCGGGCAGCTCTGGCTGACGGCGGGGCTCATCGCGGCCTCGTTTGGCTTCGGGGCCGTCTTTCACTACACCCGCAACTGGGGGTGGAACAAGTTCGCCCAGCACGTCCAGCACGCGGTGCGAACGGACACCTACGGGACGATGCAGCGGCTGAACATGGAGTTTTTCGCGGACAAGCAGACCGGCGAGATGATGTCGGTGCTGTCGAACGACGTCAACCGGCTGGAGAAGTTCCTCAACGACGGGCTGAACTCCGCTTCCCGGCTGATAATCATGGTGCTCGGCATCGCCGCCTACCTCTTCTACATCAACTGGCAGCTCGCCCTGGTGGCGCTGTTGCCGGTGCCCATCATCGCCGTGTTCACGAAGTGGTTCATCGAGACCATCCAGCCCAAGTACGCCGACGTGCGCGCCTCGGTCGGTTCGCTGAACTCCCGGCTGGAGAACAACCTGAGCGGCATCCAGATAATCAAGACCGCCAACACGGAGTCCTACGAGGCCGACCGCGTCGAGGACAGCTCACAGGACTACCTCGACGCCAACTGGGACGCCATCGGCACCCGCATCACCTTTTTCCCGGGGTTGCGGCTGGTGTCGGGCCTCGGCTTCGTCGTCACGTTCGTGCTGGGCGGGCTCATCGTCGTCGGACAGGCGCCCGGCTTCTTCACCCTGGAGCTGACGACCGGGGGGTTCGTCGCCTTCATCATCTACACCCAGCGGTTCGTCTGGCCGATGGCCCAGTTCGGCCAGGTCATCAATATGTACCAGCGGGCCTACGCCTCCGCCGAGCGGGTGTTCGGCCTGATGGAGACGCCCGGGCGGCTCAGCGAGGCCGACGACGCGCCGCCCCTGTCGGTCACCGACGGCGCGGTCGCGTACGACGACGTGACCTTCGGCTACGGCGACGACGACCCCGTTCTGGACGACGTCTCCTTCGAGGTCGACGGCGGTGACACCGTCGCCTTGGTCGGCCCCACCGGCGCGGGCAAGTCGACCGTGATGAAGCTGCTCCTGCGGATGTACGACCCCGACGAGGGCGCGGTCCGCATCGACGACCAGGACCTGCGGGACGTACAGATACCCTCAGTCCGGCGGGCCATCGGCTACGTCAGCCAGGAGACGTTCCTCTTCTACGGCACCGTCGAGGACAACATCGCCTACGGGAGCTTCGACGCCACCGACGACGAGATTCGCGCCGCCGCCGAGGCCGCCGAGGCCCACCAGTTCATCCGGAACCTGCCGGACGGCTACGAGACGATGGTCGGCGAGCGCGGCGTCAAGCTGTCGGGCGGCCAGCGCCAGCGCATCGCCATCGCCCGCGCGATGCTGAAAGACCCGGACGTCCTCGTGCTGGACGAGGCCACCAGCGACGTCGACACGGAGACGGAGATGCTCATCCAGCGCTCGCTCGACGAGCTGACCGCCGACCGGACCACCTTCGCCATCGCCCACCGCCTCTCGACCATCAAGGACGCCGACACCATCCTCGTCTTGGAGGGCGGGCGCATCGTCGAGCGGGGGAGCCACGAGGAGCTACTGGCCGCCGACGGGCTCTACGCCAACCTCTGGGCCGTCCAGGCCGGCGAAATCGACGAGCTGCCCGAGGAGTTCGTCGAGCGGGCGATGCAGCGCCGGGCGAAGACGGACGCGGACGATTAACTGACCGACGGGCGAAGCGTTTCCGAGGCGTACGTCATCCGCAGTTGCCGGCGAGCGACGCCGCCAGTCAGCTCCGCAGCGCCTCGTACTGCTTGCCGGCCGCCCGAAGCACGACCTCGCGCAACTGTTCGTCGTCGTCCAGCGACCGTCGCAGATAGAACCAGATGCCGGACTGTACGGCGAGGCCCACGAGGGTGAGGACCCCTCGGAAGAGCGTGGCGGCCGCCAGCAGCCCGGTTTCGAGGCTCGCGGCGGAGTCGAGGAGCGGCGCGCCGAGAGCGACCGTTATCAGCGTCGCGCCCCACGAGGCTGAGACGAGCATGATTATCGCCGTTTCGAGGAACCAGGCGGCGACGATGCCCAGGATGGCGCCGGTGATGACAACCGGGGCGAGGCTGTCGACCGGCGACGACAGCGAGACGCCCGAGAGCGCCATCGCGGCCCAGCCGCCAAACACCGCGCCCGGGACGACGACGATGAAATACCGGTAGAGGGCGGCTATCGCGACGCCGACGAGCGGTGCCGCCACCAGCACGACGAGCGCCCACCGCCCGGGGACGTCGCCGTTGCCGAGCGCGACGATGCCGACGCTCAACCCCAGGAGGAAACCGAGCGCGTACACGCCCTCCCTGAAAAAGAGGAACCCGCCGACGGTCAGCAGCACGCCCACGACGAGCAGT encodes the following:
- a CDS encoding cold-shock protein translates to MAKGKVDFFNDTGGYGFIDTDEEDEDVFFHMEDVGGPDLEEGQEVEFDIEQADKGPRATNLERL
- a CDS encoding cold-shock protein translates to MAKGKVDFFNDTGGYGFIDTDEEDEDVFFHMEDVGGPDLEEGQEVEFDIEQADKGPRATNLERL
- a CDS encoding cold-shock protein translates to MAKGKVDFFNDTGGYGFIDTDEEDEDVFFHMEDVGGPDLEEGQEVEFDIEQADKGPRATNLERL
- a CDS encoding cold-shock protein, with the protein product MAKGTVDFFNDTGGYGFIDTEDADEDVFFHMEDIGGPDLEEGQELEFDIEQADKGPRANNVTRL
- a CDS encoding alpha-amylase family glycosyl hydrolase — encoded protein: MGFDSHQPGPPRFMQVGQRIVDPAFVDGDHGFDRDNLAPTIAGAPERDPENYGADAFAWSIAARPAGSEATVQYAPTPHDDRDRYDHGLHNTAEFEPDEPGTYVLELDAPDGTHELTVRVFDGDRRDGGTTDGVGASGPAGGGPPRIELDGYYDDATDEFVVASNPELASDSHAVDADLDVEFLPHDASGLDAADIAVEGSTARIPAAAMDGAASLYAAPFDGRRVGVRDEIVLDPDSETVSLPNRPPEWLDDAVVYEIFTRSFAGEPGATTFEALRERVDYLDGLGVDVVWLTPVVPAWSPTVDAAPGGPHGYSTADYFDVAPDLGTLADFEAFVDRCHDHGIRVCFDLVANHCGWTHPFFQDTIAERGPEPEEPSQFPDVESWDVSSKYFDWVDRQRGASRHDASPAQTSFFGVRLQPNLNHGNVALREHLLAAVEFWAERVDGFRCDIAWGVPHSFWAEVRERVRAVDAEFLLLDEAIPRTPAFAASEFDCHFDTTGFTETAHAVARGERPPGDLLDAVEARDRDGFPRYARLLNATENHDEARLAHEAAVGRRGEPAAVARAAAAAAFTLPGVPMLYYGQERLITEYGERRALPYADDPGKADDIERDPYKRAFVNWDDYPEAHLDFYRALVSFYHDSPAFGPSADLVRAAYRTERPEDVLVFGRDAGDEKRVVVVNFAADSRRVDLRPVVDTTDQFTGDDVAAARSEDAVTVEVDRLAVLDTPTLFDRGG
- a CDS encoding class I SAM-dependent methyltransferase — translated: MSHADWAIQDGAVVEQPRDIQRHPLLAAIYDSHDELIAEYLPDGETLELAFGQHLHPQADVGTEAWRSNAVGVGRPAVLGDARSLPFDDGVFDAVVGRRFLHHVPEADRPDILRETRRVLKPGGRVVLVEGTPGLYRRLTKTVAFRLGLLEADNDRYGHLSEAAVAGLVRDAFEVVTKRTLGSPLMLASIAQTPLAASLFPLYQRTQCVKWWTFVVGRKPADDTTD
- a CDS encoding TRM11 family SAM-dependent methyltransferase yields the protein MSDESPNHKQSRLFTTEDGDFDEDRAKADALPVEDGEVVDTDELADHQRYVEDRGVYDERNRVNDLTGREWKFATKSVIPEGYPPALQHDLRSEHGGQKPPRLCLALVQRFSKAGDLVLDPFAGVGGTLLGASLAEYEGTGRRDAVGFEINDRWIELYETVLERENAEREARGEGPLAGQDMRHGDCTDLVEAVETDAVDLLLTDVPYWDMDKVEQTRNEAATRDSKLGDFDGDERQAKADWLDEMEANFAQFRRVVREGGYVAVFIGDMYREQSYNMLSADLAARIEAAGYTLKANLVWYDPSKDLHVYGYPFSFVPSMVHQNILVFRNE
- a CDS encoding DUF192 domain-containing protein is translated as MARRAFVALAGVVVALAVGALVMQSGLWVDIVGVGGYETGTVTVTDSDNATPCTAPPNRTAVSACDGSRTLATVDVRIAANYSQRYTGLSDTESLGPDEGMLFVHGEEDVQTYVMRDMDFALDIIYIDANRTITTIHHAPPPPEGERYSERYSGRAKYVLEVNRGWANRTGVGVGDTVELPDGVE
- a CDS encoding ABC transporter ATP-binding protein, translated to MDIEAASDDDAFEDARERVDRPMWRLFTEYGRGQRLAFVVGLISSIFARMLDLLPPLLLALAIDAVIEGNTSYSLLLVPDAWIPAGTTGQLWLTAGLIAASFGFGAVFHYTRNWGWNKFAQHVQHAVRTDTYGTMQRLNMEFFADKQTGEMMSVLSNDVNRLEKFLNDGLNSASRLIIMVLGIAAYLFYINWQLALVALLPVPIIAVFTKWFIETIQPKYADVRASVGSLNSRLENNLSGIQIIKTANTESYEADRVEDSSQDYLDANWDAIGTRITFFPGLRLVSGLGFVVTFVLGGLIVVGQAPGFFTLELTTGGFVAFIIYTQRFVWPMAQFGQVINMYQRAYASAERVFGLMETPGRLSEADDAPPLSVTDGAVAYDDVTFGYGDDDPVLDDVSFEVDGGDTVALVGPTGAGKSTVMKLLLRMYDPDEGAVRIDDQDLRDVQIPSVRRAIGYVSQETFLFYGTVEDNIAYGSFDATDDEIRAAAEAAEAHQFIRNLPDGYETMVGERGVKLSGGQRQRIAIARAMLKDPDVLVLDEATSDVDTETEMLIQRSLDELTADRTTFAIAHRLSTIKDADTILVLEGGRIVERGSHEELLAADGLYANLWAVQAGEIDELPEEFVERAMQRRAKTDADD